The Polypterus senegalus isolate Bchr_013 chromosome 9, ASM1683550v1, whole genome shotgun sequence genome includes a window with the following:
- the rbp5 gene encoding retinol-binding protein 5 isoform X3, with product MGKRDSSNWTDINIALRKIVCLLRPDKEIIQNSNRMVIRTLTTFRNYVMDFPLDEEFEEDLSAVDGRKCRQTTVRWEGDYLVCIQNGEKANRGWKHWLEGDLLHLEMTVEGVTCKQIFKKVK from the exons aTGGGAAAACGGGACTCGTCGAACTGGACAG ACATCAATATTGCTTTGAGGAAGATTGTTTGTCTCTTGCGGCCAGACAAAGAGATTATACAAAATAGTAACCGAATGGTGATTCGAACATTGACCACTTTTCGAAACTATGTGATGGACTTCCCACTTGATGAAGAGTTTGAAGAAGACCTAAGTGCCGTTGATGGACGCAAATGCCGG CAGACTACAGTTCGCTGGGAGGGTGATTACCTGGTTTGCATTCAAAATGGTGAAAAGGCCAATCGGGGATGGAAGCATTGGTTAGAAGGTGATTTATTGCATCTG gAAATGACAGTTGAAGGTGTCACCTGCAAACAAATATTTAAGAAAGTTAAGTGA
- the rbp5 gene encoding retinol-binding protein 5 isoform X1, whose amino-acid sequence MGIDLSGYYQLVSQENMEAYLAALDINIALRKIVCLLRPDKEIIQNSNRMVIRTLTTFRNYVMDFPLDEEFEEDLSAVDGRKCRQTTVRWEGDYLVCIQNGEKANRGWKHWLEGDLLHLEMTVEGVTCKQIFKKVK is encoded by the exons atgggcatcGACCTTAGCGGCTATTACCAGCTAGTTTCCCAAGAGAACATGGAAGCATACTTGGCTGCTCTCG ACATCAATATTGCTTTGAGGAAGATTGTTTGTCTCTTGCGGCCAGACAAAGAGATTATACAAAATAGTAACCGAATGGTGATTCGAACATTGACCACTTTTCGAAACTATGTGATGGACTTCCCACTTGATGAAGAGTTTGAAGAAGACCTAAGTGCCGTTGATGGACGCAAATGCCGG CAGACTACAGTTCGCTGGGAGGGTGATTACCTGGTTTGCATTCAAAATGGTGAAAAGGCCAATCGGGGATGGAAGCATTGGTTAGAAGGTGATTTATTGCATCTG gAAATGACAGTTGAAGGTGTCACCTGCAAACAAATATTTAAGAAAGTTAAGTGA
- the rbp5 gene encoding retinol-binding protein 5 isoform X2 produces the protein MGIDLSGYYQLVSQENMEAYLAALDINIALRKIVCLLRPDKEIIQNSNRMVIRTLTTFRNYVMDFPLDEEFEEDLSAVDGRKCRTTVRWEGDYLVCIQNGEKANRGWKHWLEGDLLHLEMTVEGVTCKQIFKKVK, from the exons atgggcatcGACCTTAGCGGCTATTACCAGCTAGTTTCCCAAGAGAACATGGAAGCATACTTGGCTGCTCTCG ACATCAATATTGCTTTGAGGAAGATTGTTTGTCTCTTGCGGCCAGACAAAGAGATTATACAAAATAGTAACCGAATGGTGATTCGAACATTGACCACTTTTCGAAACTATGTGATGGACTTCCCACTTGATGAAGAGTTTGAAGAAGACCTAAGTGCCGTTGATGGACGCAAATGCCGG ACTACAGTTCGCTGGGAGGGTGATTACCTGGTTTGCATTCAAAATGGTGAAAAGGCCAATCGGGGATGGAAGCATTGGTTAGAAGGTGATTTATTGCATCTG gAAATGACAGTTGAAGGTGTCACCTGCAAACAAATATTTAAGAAAGTTAAGTGA